CTTGGTCATGTTGTTGCTAATGACATTTATTGGCCTTGCGGCTATCCGTGGGAGTGGTATGCAGGAACTTATGGCAGGCAATATGCGGGATCGTCAATTGGCGTTTCAGGCCGCAGAGTCTGCTCTTCGAGTTGCTGAAGAAAATATAATAACTGAGCTTAATAAACCTATTAGTACAATTTTTGATGGCGATACTGTTGGATACGGTGATGAGTTAGATGGTTCGAAAAATAGTGGATTCTGGCTGGATTTTAGCTGGTCTGGTGTGTCGGTAAAGGCTGATCTTGATCTAGAGAGTATAGCCAGCCAGCCAATTTATATTGTGGAGAAGGTGACGACTGAAGCAAGTAATACAGGTGAAACTGGAGGTGCTATTGATCTTGAGTCTGTGGATAAAGGTGTCCCTCCCAATTATTACCGAATAACCAGTAGAGGTGTCGGCGGTACTGAAAATACGGTTGTGATTTTGCAATCTACTATGAAAGATTGAGTAGTGATGAGAAAAATAGCTATGTCATTTATATCTAGAAAAATTAAAAGTTTCTCTGCTGTAATTGCCGCATCACTAACGCTTGGAATTGCCCATAGTGCTGCGTCCCTAACGCTATCTCAACAGCCTTTATTTTTAAAGCAGGGTACTGATCCGAATATTATGTTTGTTCTTGATGACTCAGGTTCAATGCAGTTCGAGGTTACTCCTTCTGAAGTGGCTAATTACTTTAATAAGCTGGATCGGGTCGTCTATGTTTTTCCAAATACGGAAACAAATAGTTCCTCTGTAAAATTTGTACCCTGTCCATATGCAGATGGGAATACATCAAGTTGTGATTACTGGGCTAATGGTGATCAGGCGATTCCTAGATTTGAAGCTGATAATAAGTGGGCGGCTTATTTCCGTTCCGCTTATAATAATAAGACTTATTATAATCCAGAAATTCGTTACGAACCGTGGTCGAAAGAGGATGGATCTCTTTGGCCGGCGGCAAATCCGGAGGCGGCTTACCATAACCCTGCAAATACTTCAAAAGGTTGGAGAAATCTAACGGTTGATAATTATCAGCGTGCAAAGTGCTGGCTATGGGATTCTGCGAATAAGAACTCCCATAAAAGTGATGCTTGTGGTAATGGCTATTTGTATTTTTATCCGGCTACTTACTTCCAATATAGCGGTAATGGTAGTCTTTTTGATTCGTCAAACTATACCCGCAAAGAGATTCGATCCGGCCTAACTTTCCCTCGTAGCGAAGATCGAACGGATTGTAAACTATCGACTACTTCTTGTAGTTATGAGGAGGAGATCCAGAATTTTGCTAATTGGTATTCATATTACCGTTCCCGGGTATTACTTTCCCGTGCTGGAATTGGCAAAGCATTTTCTTCTCAAACAGAAGGTCTCAGAGTGGGTTTTGGAACCCTAAATAAAGGAACCAGCAATGTAGATCAGGTTAGTACGGGTACCATTATTAGTGGTGTACGCGCTTTTTCTGGAGATGATCGTGAAGATTTTTTTGAAAATCTTTACGGTGTAGATATTCCTCAGGCAGGTACTCCACTCTTAAGTGCCTTAAAGCGAGTTGGTGACTATTACAGTCGAACGGATAGGAATGGTCCTTGGGCAGGGGAACCTGGAACTAATGACTCCAGTGCTCAAGTTGCGTGTAGGGCGAGCTATACCATTTTGATGACAGATGGTTATGGTAATGATTACAGCAGTATATCTAGCTTTGGTAATGTAGATGGTAATGATGGAAATCCATTTCAGGATTCTCGTTCGAATACTCTTGCAGATATAGCCAGGTACTACTGGGAAAATGATTTACATGGCAGTCTCGATAATAAAGTCGATAGTGGGGAAGCTGATCCGGCAGACTGGCAACATATGGTAACCTTTGGTGTAGGTTTAGGAGTGACAGGTAGTGTTGACTCTGATACCGCTTTTAATGCTATTGAATCTGGTGCGGCAATTTCCTGGCCAAACCCTAATAATAGTGATGCGGCAAAGCTAGATGATTTACTCCACGCTGGGGTTAACAGCAGGGGTGGGTTTTACAATGCAGCAAATGCGACTGTATTTGCATCTCAGCTTTCCGATCTACTTACCAGAATAAATGAGAGAGAGGCTTCCTCTTCATCTGTTGCAGCCAATTCAACGAGGTTGAGCACAGACAGTGCAATCTTTCAGGCTATTTTCAACTCGGGTGACTGGAGTGGCGAAATAAAATCTATTAGGCTGGAGAGTGATGGAACACTTTCTGATACGACTCTTTGGAGTACCTCAACAGCGGGAAAAATTCCAACGAATAATCGAGATATCATAACTTTTGATGGTTCAGATACAGTTAATTTTTCTTGGTCAAATTTAACCAGTAGTCAGAAGGCTGCCTTAATTAGTACTGACGATGAAGATTTGGCAAAGCAAAGATTGAATTGGGTACGTGGTGAAGACGTCGATGGTCTACGTGACAGGGCTGTTTTACTAGGGGATGTTGTAAATGCAAGCCCTGTATTGGCGAGTAATAAAGATCAAAAATTTAAAACACTTCCAGACAATCTTGGGGGGGATAGCTATCAGGACTACCTTGAAGGTCGAAAAAATAACCGCAGTGAAATTCTCTATGTAAGTTCGAATGATGGCATGCTGCATGCCTTTGACTCGTCTGATGGATCAGAAAAGTTTGCATATGTTCCCAGTGCTATATATTCAAAATTAAAGAATGTTGCAGCGCTGGATTATGGTACTGAGGATAACCCGCATCAATATCTTGTTGATGGTCCTTTGTTTGTCAGTGATGCCTACTTTGCCAAGAATAAAAGTGGTAGCCCAAAGTGGATGAATGTTCTCGTTGGAACTTATGGCGCAGGGGCTAAA
The DNA window shown above is from Microbulbifer variabilis and carries:
- a CDS encoding pilus assembly PilX family protein; this encodes MYKEISTFKQERGATLLVGLVMLLLMTFIGLAAIRGSGMQELMAGNMRDRQLAFQAAESALRVAEENIITELNKPISTIFDGDTVGYGDELDGSKNSGFWLDFSWSGVSVKADLDLESIASQPIYIVEKVTTEASNTGETGGAIDLESVDKGVPPNYYRITSRGVGGTENTVVILQSTMKD
- a CDS encoding pilus assembly protein; the protein is MRKIAMSFISRKIKSFSAVIAASLTLGIAHSAASLTLSQQPLFLKQGTDPNIMFVLDDSGSMQFEVTPSEVANYFNKLDRVVYVFPNTETNSSSVKFVPCPYADGNTSSCDYWANGDQAIPRFEADNKWAAYFRSAYNNKTYYNPEIRYEPWSKEDGSLWPAANPEAAYHNPANTSKGWRNLTVDNYQRAKCWLWDSANKNSHKSDACGNGYLYFYPATYFQYSGNGSLFDSSNYTRKEIRSGLTFPRSEDRTDCKLSTTSCSYEEEIQNFANWYSYYRSRVLLSRAGIGKAFSSQTEGLRVGFGTLNKGTSNVDQVSTGTIISGVRAFSGDDREDFFENLYGVDIPQAGTPLLSALKRVGDYYSRTDRNGPWAGEPGTNDSSAQVACRASYTILMTDGYGNDYSSISSFGNVDGNDGNPFQDSRSNTLADIARYYWENDLHGSLDNKVDSGEADPADWQHMVTFGVGLGVTGSVDSDTAFNAIESGAAISWPNPNNSDAAKLDDLLHAGVNSRGGFYNAANATVFASQLSDLLTRINEREASSSSVAANSTRLSTDSAIFQAIFNSGDWSGEIKSIRLESDGTLSDTTLWSTSTAGKIPTNNRDIITFDGSDTVNFSWSNLTSSQKAALISTDDEDLAKQRLNWVRGEDVDGLRDRAVLLGDVVNASPVLASNKDQKFKTLPDNLGGDSYQDYLEGRKNNRSEILYVSSNDGMLHAFDSSDGSEKFAYVPSAIYSKLKNVAALDYGTEDNPHQYLVDGPLFVSDAYFAKNKSGSPKWMNVLVGTYGAGAKGLFALDITDPENPDILFEIDGSNPDIGNILGRPIIAPTEDGWKVIFGNGYNSASDKAKLLVIDLADPADIQVIATNTNTDNGLAGPSLLIDSNRVVHAAYAGDLMGNMWKFDISGSKWQLAFSGNAPLFTARDPNGKVQPITSTPVLGSNAEVDGAIMVYFGTGKYVSQTDQTAGSIIHSFYGIVDKGVVLSGTDRSDLMQKSIVETGNSRSVTNDGDTSWWPTKSGWYLDFNSTGSSISGERVISKPLLINDRLIFPTLIPSDDPCVAGASGWIMELVALGDPRFSGESIIGGSKKVDEAIIGFSDVIIAGRKIIAPYIDVGGNAGTTGGFRIGGIERISWRRIR